One stretch of Bacteroidota bacterium DNA includes these proteins:
- a CDS encoding MG2 domain-containing protein: MKNFKLLLFSISVLLITVSCSEEITENKVAPVKISQGYINYISAFTSGVIQRNQEIKFILSKPAVYPYEAGGELPSDIISVSPEVDGTLTLEDQYTVVFKPDELLNSATVFNGKLNLKKLVDAKGEFADFPFQFQTLKQNIKLVYHQYKPYDDSYEKNYLEASVFSSDFIEDEKLEKLIFAEQGNRKLPLKFIRKSNTEISVVADSVIRRKNKEFVFLSYDGESIGIDDSDNFKINIPSINSFEVLEVRKGYSPKRFIEIVFSLPVSDNQNIKSFVSVNGDRYDYTIDKTVLKIFPGSDNNDNNVIISEGLASNNDKKLTKKHISKITFKQVKPEIEIIGKGVIMPDSDGLIFPFKSIGLKEVKVRIVRVFENNMGQFFQSNNFSGDNNLKRVGRPIYNNTIPLNSDKAINYNIWNNFNVDISKLIDIEPGAIYQVKLSFSKNNIVFNCGDSKDDSSLASIENDNENWDAASNYNYYDDYYYDDYYPQNYNWKERNNPCSTSYYTGSKFVSKNLISSNLGLICKQDESGTYQVVVSDLRTTLPVAEAKVEIFNFQNQPLTSGKTNTEGISTLITPKKGYYIKVESEEQKSYLRIDDGTSLSYSKFDIAGKKSKKGIKGYIYGERGVWRPGDTLHLTFVLENKSKTLPENYPVTFELYNPMNQLVQREVKNSSVNGFYTFKAQTAGDAATGKWYVKAKLADTEFTKTLRIETTKPNRLKVELKLNNKVIKAKSNNKLTLSSRWLHGANAGSLKASVKLNLKPVKTTFKGYSHYIFDDPTKSFSSEESVVFDGKLNQNGEKTFSYSPKDNDNIPGMLKARFTSFVYEKSGDYSLNTQDFLYSNYNNYVGMNIKLDDKNHNMIYTAKDHIVDIATVNAEGNKVNSSVSYKIYKLKWSWWWSSDNDNIAHYIANTDYIVKKEGTLSTKNGQGSFKFKFNNNEWGRYLILVKDKISGHTTGKIVYIDWPNWSSRNNPNPEAASMLTFNSDKDKYSVGDDVVLNVPTSGEGRALVSIEKGDKILQMFWADTQKGLTKIKFKASADMSPNVYANITYIQKHSQTINDLPIRMYGATPVYVEDPNSHINPVISSPKSIEPESNYKITLSEKNNKAMTYTLAVVDEGLLDLTNFNTPDLWKHFYKKEALRTRTWDMYDFVMGSFGSKLEQMFAVGGDSELIKKGNKKANRFVPVVKFIGPFNLEQGKSKTHKLKMPNYVGSVKVMVVAGNNGAYGKADVAIPVKKPLMVLATLPRVLGSNETCDLPITVFAMDKKIKSAKITVKVNDKLNIEGNSTSTLNFKNTGEKISYFRLKTSNKIGVAKVVVTVESNGIKAKHEIELDVRNPNPPVSISEEYMLENKLSINKKPFGVENTNKLSIEVSSMPALNLEKRLSYLIQYPHGCIEQTTSSVFPQLYLSKLTNLSSGRVSEIEHNIKEAINRLYKFQLSDGGMSYWQGATTANYWGTNYAGHFMLEAEKLGYALPSGFKTKWVKYQSKKANSWSATDQYTSSSVQAYRLYTLALANKAAVGAMNRLKEQNIDTEARALLASAYAQIGQKDIAKELLFKNTQQTQVSKKHYYYSYGSKDRETAVFLYAYAGIKEKELSFNTLKRVAENLSGEKYMSTQTAAFSLLAVQKYISRFNPDDNIDIEYSIDGKSKSVESALPVYTINFDNYEKSKNVKLENNGDGSLFVRVINSGIPLKHEEKEFSRNLTLKVRYTDTNGDNIDVGNLKQGKEFKAVVTITNNNSIDNIKDIALNQIFPSGWEIVNSRLLGTVDKTSDQPDYIDIRDDRVYQYFDLRQSETKTFTVSLIAAYSGEYYLSGVLAEAMYNDSFKAMIKGKKVIVTK, from the coding sequence ATGAAAAATTTCAAATTACTATTATTTTCTATAAGTGTTTTACTTATAACAGTATCCTGTTCTGAAGAAATAACAGAAAACAAAGTAGCTCCTGTAAAAATTAGCCAGGGATATATCAATTATATATCGGCATTTACTTCCGGAGTAATTCAACGAAATCAGGAAATTAAATTTATATTATCCAAACCGGCAGTATATCCATATGAAGCAGGGGGAGAACTACCGTCTGATATTATATCTGTTTCGCCGGAAGTTGATGGTACATTAACCCTTGAAGATCAATACACGGTTGTATTTAAACCTGATGAACTTCTAAATTCGGCTACAGTTTTTAACGGTAAACTGAATTTAAAAAAACTTGTTGATGCTAAAGGTGAATTTGCCGATTTTCCTTTTCAGTTTCAAACTCTGAAGCAAAACATAAAACTTGTCTACCATCAATATAAGCCATACGATGACTCCTACGAGAAAAACTATCTTGAAGCATCAGTATTCTCTTCAGATTTTATTGAAGATGAAAAATTGGAGAAATTAATATTTGCAGAACAGGGCAACCGAAAATTACCGCTTAAGTTTATCCGTAAATCAAATACCGAAATTTCTGTTGTTGCCGATAGCGTTATCAGAAGAAAAAACAAAGAGTTTGTCTTTTTAAGTTACGATGGAGAAAGTATAGGTATTGACGATTCAGACAATTTTAAAATTAATATCCCAAGCATTAATAGTTTCGAAGTACTGGAAGTTAGAAAAGGATACTCTCCAAAAAGATTTATCGAGATAGTTTTTTCACTGCCGGTTTCCGATAATCAAAATATAAAAAGCTTTGTAAGTGTAAACGGCGACAGATATGATTATACAATAGACAAAACCGTATTAAAAATATTTCCCGGCAGCGATAATAATGATAACAATGTCATTATCTCGGAAGGATTAGCAAGCAATAATGATAAAAAACTAACAAAAAAACACATTTCAAAAATTACCTTTAAACAGGTAAAACCTGAAATAGAAATTATTGGAAAAGGTGTAATTATGCCCGATTCCGACGGACTTATATTTCCGTTTAAATCTATTGGGCTAAAAGAAGTAAAGGTTAGAATCGTCAGGGTATTTGAAAATAACATGGGGCAGTTTTTTCAGTCAAATAATTTTTCAGGCGATAATAACCTGAAACGTGTTGGCCGCCCGATTTATAACAACACAATACCTTTAAACAGCGACAAAGCCATTAACTACAACATATGGAATAACTTTAATGTCGACATTTCTAAATTAATCGATATAGAACCCGGTGCAATATATCAGGTAAAATTAAGTTTCTCGAAAAACAACATTGTCTTTAATTGTGGCGATTCCAAAGATGATTCGTCGTTGGCAAGCATCGAAAATGATAATGAAAACTGGGATGCTGCATCTAATTACAATTATTATGACGATTACTACTACGACGATTACTATCCGCAAAATTATAATTGGAAAGAAAGAAATAACCCCTGTAGCACGTCTTATTATACCGGTTCAAAATTTGTTTCAAAAAATCTAATCTCATCAAATCTGGGATTAATCTGTAAACAGGACGAAAGCGGAACATATCAGGTTGTAGTCAGTGATCTGCGTACAACTCTACCGGTTGCAGAGGCTAAAGTAGAAATATTCAATTTTCAAAATCAGCCTTTAACTTCCGGCAAAACAAACACTGAAGGAATATCTACATTAATTACTCCTAAAAAAGGATACTATATAAAAGTAGAAAGTGAAGAACAAAAATCTTATTTAAGAATCGATGACGGAACTTCACTATCATATAGTAAATTTGATATTGCGGGGAAAAAATCGAAAAAAGGAATAAAAGGTTATATCTATGGCGAAAGAGGTGTATGGAGACCGGGAGATACACTACACCTTACATTTGTATTGGAAAACAAAAGCAAAACTCTTCCCGAAAATTACCCGGTAACTTTTGAACTTTACAATCCAATGAATCAACTTGTTCAGCGGGAAGTAAAAAACAGTAGTGTTAACGGTTTCTATACTTTTAAAGCACAAACAGCCGGTGATGCTGCCACAGGTAAATGGTACGTAAAAGCAAAATTAGCCGATACAGAATTCACTAAAACGCTTCGTATAGAAACTACAAAGCCAAACAGACTAAAAGTAGAGCTAAAATTAAACAACAAAGTAATAAAGGCTAAAAGCAATAATAAATTAACTCTTTCTTCCCGTTGGTTACACGGAGCTAATGCAGGTAGTTTAAAAGCATCAGTAAAACTAAACCTCAAACCTGTAAAAACAACTTTCAAAGGATACTCACATTACATTTTCGACGACCCCACCAAGTCATTTTCTTCGGAAGAAAGTGTTGTATTTGACGGAAAATTAAATCAAAACGGAGAAAAAACATTCAGTTACTCTCCAAAAGACAATGACAATATTCCCGGAATGCTAAAAGCGCGTTTCACAAGTTTTGTTTACGAAAAAAGCGGTGACTATAGTCTGAACACTCAGGATTTTCTCTATTCAAACTACAACAACTATGTTGGAATGAATATAAAGCTCGACGACAAAAATCACAATATGATTTATACTGCCAAAGATCATATTGTTGACATAGCAACTGTGAATGCTGAAGGAAATAAAGTTAACAGTAGTGTTTCGTACAAAATATATAAATTAAAATGGAGCTGGTGGTGGAGTTCAGATAACGACAATATTGCTCACTACATAGCAAATACTGATTATATTGTTAAAAAAGAAGGAACTTTAAGCACGAAAAACGGACAAGGAAGCTTCAAATTTAAATTCAACAACAACGAATGGGGACGCTATTTAATTCTGGTAAAGGATAAAATTAGCGGACATACAACAGGAAAAATAGTTTATATCGACTGGCCAAACTGGAGCAGCCGAAACAACCCAAATCCTGAAGCGGCAAGTATGCTGACATTTAACAGCGATAAAGACAAGTATTCTGTTGGTGATGATGTTGTTCTGAACGTACCAACATCCGGCGAAGGAAGAGCCCTTGTAAGTATAGAGAAAGGCGATAAAATACTACAGATGTTTTGGGCAGATACCCAAAAAGGCCTTACAAAAATAAAATTCAAAGCAAGTGCCGACATGTCACCTAACGTATATGCTAATATTACATACATTCAAAAACATTCGCAGACAATAAATGACCTGCCGATAAGAATGTACGGTGCTACACCTGTTTATGTGGAAGACCCGAATTCACATATTAATCCAGTTATATCATCTCCCAAATCAATAGAACCGGAAAGTAATTACAAAATTACGCTAAGCGAGAAAAACAATAAAGCCATGACATATACACTGGCAGTTGTTGATGAAGGTCTTCTGGACCTTACAAACTTCAATACCCCCGATCTGTGGAAACACTTCTATAAAAAAGAGGCATTGAGAACAAGAACCTGGGATATGTATGATTTTGTAATGGGTTCATTTGGAAGTAAACTTGAGCAAATGTTTGCTGTTGGAGGCGATAGCGAACTCATTAAAAAAGGAAATAAAAAGGCAAACAGGTTTGTACCGGTTGTAAAATTCATTGGTCCTTTTAATTTAGAACAAGGGAAGAGTAAAACTCACAAACTAAAAATGCCAAACTATGTTGGTTCTGTTAAGGTGATGGTTGTTGCGGGAAATAACGGAGCTTACGGAAAAGCAGATGTTGCTATCCCTGTAAAAAAACCGTTAATGGTACTGGCTACCCTGCCAAGAGTTTTAGGAAGCAATGAAACATGCGATCTGCCTATCACCGTTTTTGCAATGGATAAGAAAATAAAGTCGGCAAAAATTACAGTTAAGGTAAATGACAAATTAAATATTGAAGGTAATTCTACATCAACTCTGAACTTTAAAAATACCGGCGAAAAAATATCTTATTTCAGATTAAAAACAAGTAATAAAATTGGAGTTGCCAAGGTTGTAGTAACTGTAGAAAGCAATGGAATTAAAGCAAAGCACGAAATAGAACTGGATGTAAGAAACCCTAACCCGCCGGTTTCAATTAGCGAAGAGTATATGCTGGAAAACAAGCTTTCTATCAACAAAAAACCATTTGGGGTTGAAAATACAAACAAACTAAGTATAGAAGTATCTTCTATGCCGGCATTGAACCTGGAAAAACGCTTATCGTATTTAATACAGTATCCGCATGGATGTATTGAACAAACTACTTCGAGTGTTTTCCCTCAATTGTATCTTTCGAAACTGACAAACCTCAGCAGCGGAAGAGTTTCTGAAATAGAACACAACATTAAAGAAGCTATTAATCGTTTATACAAGTTTCAACTAAGTGACGGAGGAATGAGTTATTGGCAGGGAGCTACAACAGCCAATTACTGGGGTACAAACTATGCAGGGCATTTTATGCTTGAAGCTGAAAAACTGGGTTATGCCCTACCCTCCGGATTTAAAACTAAATGGGTAAAATATCAATCTAAAAAAGCCAATTCCTGGTCAGCGACCGATCAATACACAAGCAGTAGCGTACAGGCATACAGGCTATATACTTTAGCTCTTGCCAATAAAGCTGCAGTTGGGGCAATGAACCGACTTAAAGAACAGAACATAGATACAGAAGCCAGAGCTTTACTTGCAAGTGCCTATGCTCAAATTGGCCAGAAAGATATTGCCAAAGAGCTTCTTTTTAAAAATACCCAACAAACGCAGGTTTCAAAAAAACATTATTACTACAGCTATGGCTCTAAAGATCGCGAAACAGCTGTATTCCTTTATGCATATGCCGGCATTAAGGAAAAAGAACTCTCTTTCAACACTTTGAAAAGAGTAGCAGAAAATTTATCCGGCGAGAAGTATATGAGTACGCAAACAGCTGCATTCTCTTTATTGGCAGTTCAGAAATATATATCGCGTTTTAATCCTGATGACAATATAGATATTGAATATTCTATAGACGGAAAATCGAAATCTGTAGAATCGGCACTGCCTGTATACACGATAAATTTCGACAATTATGAAAAGTCCAAAAATGTAAAACTCGAAAATAACGGGGATGGATCACTATTTGTCAGAGTTATTAATAGTGGGATTCCATTAAAACACGAGGAGAAAGAATTCAGCAGGAATTTAACCCTAAAAGTCAGGTATACCGATACAAATGGTGACAATATTGATGTTGGCAACCTAAAACAGGGAAAAGAGTTTAAAGCTGTTGTAACCATAACAAATAACAATTCTATAGATAATATTAAGGACATTGCTCTGAATCAAATATTTCCTTCAGGATGGGAAATTGTAAATAGCAGATTATTGGGTACTGTAGACAAAACTTCAGATCAGCCCGATTATATCGATATCAGAGATGACAGGGTTTATCAGTATTTCGATCTCAGACAATCGGAAACAAAAACTTTTACAGTATCATTGATTGCAGCATACTCCGGAGAATACTATCTGTCGGGAGTATTGGCAGAAGCAATGTATAACGACAGCTTTAAAGCCATGATTAAAGGGAAAAAAGTTATTGTAACAAAATAG
- the menB gene encoding 1,4-dihydroxy-2-naphthoyl-CoA synthase — MAKREWQTIKEYEDIKFEMFEGIAKITINRPRVYNAFRPETNMAMLDAFDICREDPNIDVVLLTGAGDKAFCSGGDQNVKGVGGYISEDGVPRLNVLDLHKKIRSLPKPVIALVNGYAIGGGHVLHVVCDLTIASDNAKFGQTGPKVGSFDAGFGSSYLARHVGQKKAREIWFLNLQYTAKEAEDMGMVNKVVSLEELEDAGVEWGQIIQKRSPMAIRMLKRGLNAELDGQTGLMEFAGDATLMFYLMEEAQEGKKAFLEKREPNFKKYPKFP; from the coding sequence ATGGCTAAAAGAGAATGGCAAACCATTAAAGAATATGAGGATATTAAATTCGAAATGTTCGAAGGTATTGCAAAAATTACGATAAACCGTCCCAGAGTTTATAATGCTTTCCGTCCGGAAACAAATATGGCAATGCTGGATGCATTTGATATTTGCAGGGAGGATCCTAATATAGATGTGGTATTGCTAACAGGAGCAGGAGATAAGGCATTTTGTTCAGGGGGCGATCAAAATGTGAAAGGAGTAGGGGGATACATCAGTGAAGATGGTGTGCCTCGATTAAATGTACTGGATTTACATAAAAAGATCCGTTCGCTTCCTAAGCCGGTAATTGCACTGGTAAACGGTTATGCAATTGGCGGCGGACATGTACTTCACGTAGTTTGTGATCTTACTATTGCTTCCGATAATGCTAAGTTTGGACAAACAGGTCCTAAAGTAGGTAGTTTCGATGCCGGATTTGGTTCTTCGTATCTTGCACGTCACGTGGGCCAGAAAAAAGCAAGAGAAATATGGTTCCTGAACCTTCAATATACAGCCAAGGAAGCCGAAGATATGGGAATGGTTAACAAGGTTGTTTCATTAGAAGAACTTGAAGATGCAGGTGTTGAATGGGGTCAGATAATTCAGAAACGTTCGCCTATGGCAATTAGAATGCTGAAACGAGGACTTAATGCCGAGCTTGACGGGCAAACAGGGTTGATGGAGTTTGCAGGTGATGCTACTTTAATGTTTTATTTGATGGAAGAAGCCCAGGAGGGTAAAAAAGCATTTTTGGAAAAAAGAGAGCCGAACTTTAAAAAGTATCCTAAGTTTCCATAG
- a CDS encoding T9SS type A sorting domain-containing protein, whose amino-acid sequence MKVFYKHSIFIFTFLILAVINNLKAQETLDLTGDNLGDLSESGLNSFTAVIGFNMPPNDAIIVVNSDKGTEYSMNYSSAMWHEDLEDEIPQIIGLAAEGDKGAEGPGTLEFTINSGIASLAFQTYSEEHDDIDFVDPVVYINDVKVTDFEEINVEGEVNIKFVNEAETKNEDDDTDKYDLIVITSVSWTNYGLALDDYRLNPINFHPNPIGDNGILNFDNYSLTKIEIYNTEGRRIKTFENIKGNKINISELEKGIYFMIAEDVDNKKYSSKVIK is encoded by the coding sequence ATGAAGGTATTTTACAAGCACTCAATTTTTATTTTCACTTTTTTAATACTAGCAGTGATTAATAATTTGAAGGCACAGGAAACATTAGATCTAACAGGCGATAATCTTGGGGATCTCTCAGAATCGGGATTAAACTCATTTACTGCTGTTATAGGATTTAATATGCCGCCAAATGATGCTATTATAGTTGTTAATTCAGATAAAGGCACAGAATATTCCATGAATTATAGTAGTGCAATGTGGCATGAGGATTTAGAAGATGAAATACCACAGATAATAGGATTAGCCGCTGAAGGTGATAAGGGGGCTGAAGGCCCAGGAACACTTGAATTTACAATAAATAGCGGTATAGCTTCACTTGCATTTCAAACTTACAGTGAAGAACACGATGATATTGACTTTGTAGATCCTGTAGTCTATATTAATGACGTAAAAGTAACTGATTTTGAAGAGATAAATGTAGAAGGTGAAGTGAACATAAAATTTGTTAACGAAGCCGAAACCAAAAATGAGGATGACGATACTGACAAGTACGATTTAATAGTGATAACGTCTGTTAGCTGGACAAATTATGGTCTTGCACTGGATGATTACAGACTTAACCCTATAAATTTCCACCCAAATCCCATTGGAGATAATGGAATATTAAATTTCGATAATTACAGTCTGACTAAAATTGAGATATATAACACTGAAGGAAGAAGGATAAAAACTTTTGAAAACATTAAAGGAAACAAAATCAATATCTCCGAATTAGAAAAAGGCATTTATTTTATGATTGCAGAAGATGTTGACAATAAAAAATACTCTTCAAAGGTTATTAAATAA